One window of the Synechococcus sp. CC9311 genome contains the following:
- a CDS encoding DnaJ C-terminal domain-containing protein translates to MAGSGYRDYFKVLGVERSADADTVKRAFRKLARQYHPDVNPDDQDAEARFKEVSEAYEVLSDPEKRRRYEQFGQYWNQAGMPGGGSGPAGVDVDFGRYGNFDDFINDLLGRFGGGAGGGSGPAGYGGGFPGGGFPGGGFPRGGSRGPLNLDAEAAVKVTFSEAFRGGERTLSVNDERVQVRIPPGVKSGSKLRLKGKGNVQPGTGRRGDLYLVIEVQSHPIWTLDGDQLRAELPVAFDELALGGMVKVMTPDGEADVTIPPGTAPGKSLRLRGKGWPGKSGRGDLLLTLDLQWPKQWSDEQRQLLEQLQSSRDGDIRQQWMQNASL, encoded by the coding sequence ATGGCCGGCAGTGGCTACCGCGATTACTTCAAAGTGCTGGGTGTGGAACGCAGTGCAGACGCCGACACGGTGAAACGTGCTTTTCGCAAGTTGGCTCGTCAATATCACCCTGATGTGAATCCGGACGATCAGGACGCTGAAGCACGTTTCAAAGAAGTAAGCGAAGCCTATGAGGTGCTTTCTGATCCTGAGAAACGCCGCCGTTACGAACAATTTGGCCAATACTGGAACCAGGCAGGAATGCCTGGCGGTGGTTCAGGCCCCGCAGGAGTTGATGTTGACTTTGGCCGCTACGGCAACTTTGACGACTTCATTAATGACCTCCTGGGCCGTTTTGGGGGTGGGGCTGGAGGTGGCTCTGGTCCCGCAGGATATGGCGGAGGTTTCCCTGGAGGTGGCTTCCCTGGAGGCGGCTTCCCACGCGGTGGATCGAGAGGACCCCTCAACCTTGATGCAGAAGCAGCGGTCAAAGTGACGTTCTCGGAAGCGTTTCGAGGTGGGGAGCGCACCTTATCTGTAAACGATGAGCGGGTTCAGGTCCGGATCCCTCCTGGCGTGAAAAGTGGTTCGAAGCTTCGGCTTAAAGGCAAGGGAAATGTTCAGCCGGGTACTGGTCGTCGCGGTGATCTTTATCTCGTGATTGAGGTTCAATCGCATCCGATCTGGACCCTGGATGGCGATCAGTTGCGTGCTGAATTGCCTGTTGCTTTCGACGAATTGGCTCTAGGTGGAATGGTCAAGGTCATGACGCCCGATGGTGAAGCAGACGTCACCATTCCCCCTGGCACTGCTCCAGGGAAAAGCCTTCGCCTTCGGGGGAAAGGTTGGCCAGGAAAGTCTGGCCGTGGAGATCTGCTGCTGACTCTTGATCTTCAATGGCCGAAGCAGTGGTCAGACGAACAGCGTCAGCTGCTTGAACAGCTTCAGAGCAGCCGAGACGGAGACATCCGTCAACAGTGGATGCAGAACGCCAGCCTCTGA
- a CDS encoding SulP family inorganic anion transporter: protein MARRRLALVNGFSWRHWRGDLLGGLTAAVVALPLALAFGNAALGPGGAIYGLYGAIITGFLAALFGGTPAQVSGPTGPMSVTVAGVIGTLAAVGISRELGSNELLPLVMGAVLIGGLIQILMGVLRLGRYITLVPYSVVSGFMSGIGVIILCLQIGPLLGIKSQGGVITSLGTVFSQFTPNLAALLVGALTLAVVFLTPNRISTWVPSPLIALVIITPLSMLLFQDGIPRIGTIPEGGLNFSMPNIKDHFPVLLRAGLVLAVLGAIDSLLTSLVADNISQSRHQSNRELIGQGIANSVAGLFNGLPGAGATMRTVINIKSGGRTPISGMAHSVFLLVLLLGAGPLAESIPEALLAGILIKVGLDIIDWGFLLRAHRLSIKTALVMWGVLLMTVFWDLIGAVLVGMFVANLLTIESITTHQLESMNSEDSSQLDQEEQQFLNRCGDALMLFRLQGPLSFGAAKGISERMTQIRQYKILLLDVTDVPHLGITATLAIERMVEEAEHHERQVLIAGANAKVKARLEQFRIHQLTGSRKEALAHAAHELNPA, encoded by the coding sequence ATGGCACGTCGAAGACTGGCCTTAGTTAACGGCTTCAGCTGGAGGCACTGGAGAGGCGATTTACTAGGCGGCCTCACGGCAGCCGTGGTGGCCTTACCCCTAGCCCTTGCGTTTGGGAACGCAGCACTGGGTCCGGGCGGAGCGATTTACGGGCTGTACGGAGCGATCATTACGGGCTTTCTGGCCGCTCTCTTTGGAGGTACACCTGCGCAAGTATCAGGTCCGACAGGACCGATGAGCGTCACCGTTGCCGGGGTCATTGGAACACTCGCAGCCGTTGGGATTTCTCGGGAACTTGGGAGCAATGAGCTACTCCCGCTCGTCATGGGGGCCGTCTTGATCGGCGGGCTCATTCAGATCCTGATGGGAGTTCTGCGGCTTGGTCGGTACATCACCCTCGTTCCTTATTCAGTGGTTTCGGGCTTCATGTCTGGCATTGGAGTAATTATTCTCTGCCTACAAATCGGACCCTTATTAGGAATCAAAAGCCAGGGCGGAGTGATCACCTCGCTCGGGACAGTTTTCAGTCAATTTACACCCAACTTGGCTGCATTATTGGTTGGTGCATTGACATTGGCAGTTGTTTTTTTAACACCCAACAGAATCAGCACCTGGGTGCCATCGCCACTCATTGCCTTGGTGATCATTACACCTCTTTCCATGCTGTTGTTTCAAGACGGCATCCCCCGAATCGGAACGATTCCGGAAGGGGGATTGAATTTCAGCATGCCTAATATCAAAGATCATTTTCCCGTCTTATTACGGGCTGGTCTTGTACTTGCGGTGCTTGGTGCCATTGACTCGCTGCTCACATCACTTGTGGCCGACAACATCAGCCAAAGTCGTCACCAGTCCAATCGAGAGCTGATCGGGCAAGGCATTGCCAACAGCGTGGCTGGACTATTTAACGGACTCCCAGGTGCTGGAGCAACGATGCGAACAGTGATCAATATCAAATCAGGAGGCCGAACCCCCATCTCAGGGATGGCGCATTCAGTATTTTTACTTGTGCTGCTGCTGGGCGCGGGACCACTTGCCGAGAGCATTCCAGAAGCGTTATTGGCCGGAATATTAATCAAAGTTGGCCTAGACATCATCGACTGGGGATTCCTATTAAGAGCGCACCGTCTCTCCATCAAGACAGCACTTGTGATGTGGGGTGTTTTGCTGATGACCGTGTTCTGGGATCTCATCGGCGCAGTGCTTGTTGGCATGTTCGTTGCCAACCTTCTAACCATTGAATCGATTACGACGCATCAGTTGGAAAGCATGAATTCAGAAGATAGTTCTCAGCTCGATCAAGAAGAACAACAATTCCTCAATCGTTGCGGAGATGCACTCATGCTGTTTCGCTTGCAGGGACCACTGAGTTTTGGGGCAGCAAAAGGAATCAGCGAACGCATGACCCAAATCAGGCAATATAAAATACTTTTACTCGACGTGACAGACGTTCCGCATCTTGGTATCACGGCCACGTTGGCGATCGAAAGAATGGTGGAGGAGGCAGAACACCACGAACGCCAAGTCCTGATCGCGGGCGCCAATGCAAAGGTCAAAGCTCGACTGGAACAATTCCGAATCCATCAGCTAACCGGAAGCAGAAAAGAAGCCTTAGCGCATGCCGCTCATGAACTGAATCCGGCCTAA
- a CDS encoding sulfiredoxin, whose product MKKRVTVPIESINRPHESVIDEGKVDELMRSISEIGLQEPVDLIEFDGKYYGFNGCHRYTAHKRLGRKTIEANIRQVDRATFRLHLM is encoded by the coding sequence ATGAAAAAGCGAGTCACAGTGCCGATTGAGTCGATTAATCGCCCTCATGAGAGCGTGATCGATGAAGGCAAAGTGGATGAACTAATGAGAAGTATCAGCGAGATTGGGCTTCAGGAACCTGTCGATCTCATCGAATTTGATGGTAAGTACTATGGATTTAATGGCTGCCATCGATACACAGCACATAAGCGTCTGGGGCGGAAAACGATTGAGGCCAATATCCGCCAGGTTGATCGGGCGACATTTCGCCTTCATTTGATGTGA
- a CDS encoding ester cyclase, which translates to MQAELAGDLDATMETMVENPHLINLGSGLGGVGHEGVRQFYAEQLIGQFFPPDAEFVPISRTIDGERLVDEVVINFTHTQTIGHLLPAVEPTGRKVTMAVVVIVGLQDEKVSYEHIYWDQAGLLVQLGLLNPHGLPVDPTAPKRLLEAMGH; encoded by the coding sequence ATGCAGGCAGAGCTTGCTGGAGATTTGGACGCCACTATGGAAACGATGGTTGAGAACCCTCACCTCATCAATCTTGGATCTGGCTTAGGAGGTGTGGGGCATGAAGGTGTTCGTCAGTTTTATGCGGAACAGCTAATAGGACAGTTTTTTCCACCGGATGCAGAGTTCGTGCCAATCTCACGAACAATTGACGGTGAGCGCCTAGTCGATGAAGTCGTCATCAATTTCACCCATACACAGACGATCGGACACCTCCTCCCTGCAGTGGAACCCACAGGGCGGAAAGTGACGATGGCCGTGGTTGTGATTGTGGGTCTCCAAGACGAAAAGGTGTCCTATGAGCATATTTATTGGGATCAAGCTGGACTGCTCGTTCAACTCGGGCTGCTCAATCCCCATGGTCTTCCTGTTGATCCAACCGCTCCAAAGCGCTTACTTGAGGCAATGGGTCACTAA
- the hemB gene encoding porphobilinogen synthase, with amino-acid sequence MDICYRPRRLRRSPALRAMVRENQLLPADFIYPLFVHEGAEVEPIGAMPGASRWSLDYLSAEVQRAWDLGIRCVVLFPKVAEGLKTEDGSESFNANGLIPRAIRQLKGDVPDMAIMTDVALDPYSCDGHDGIVSQEGVVLNDETVEQLCKQAVMQAEAGADLIGPSDMMDGRVGAIREALDDAGFEHVGIISYTAKYSSAYYGPFREALDSAPRATTEKVIPKNKDTYQMDPANAREAITEAQLDEQEGADIMMVKPGLAYLDIICRLRDESELPIAAYNVSGEYSMVKAAAERGWIDERAVVLETLLSFKRAGADLILTYHACDAAEWLRMR; translated from the coding sequence ATGGATATCTGCTATCGCCCCCGCCGTTTACGTCGCTCTCCTGCCTTAAGGGCCATGGTGCGCGAAAACCAATTGCTTCCAGCCGATTTTATCTATCCGCTGTTTGTTCACGAAGGTGCTGAGGTTGAACCGATCGGTGCCATGCCAGGCGCGAGTCGCTGGAGCCTCGATTACTTGAGCGCTGAAGTTCAAAGAGCCTGGGATCTGGGGATTCGCTGCGTGGTGCTCTTCCCTAAGGTGGCTGAAGGCCTGAAAACTGAAGACGGTTCAGAAAGTTTCAATGCCAACGGTTTAATCCCACGAGCGATTCGGCAGCTCAAGGGGGATGTTCCCGATATGGCGATCATGACCGACGTTGCCCTCGACCCTTATTCCTGTGATGGCCACGACGGGATTGTGAGCCAAGAAGGCGTCGTTCTGAACGACGAAACCGTCGAGCAGTTGTGCAAGCAGGCTGTGATGCAGGCGGAGGCCGGGGCTGATCTGATTGGACCTAGCGACATGATGGATGGTCGCGTTGGCGCCATTCGTGAAGCCCTTGATGACGCCGGTTTCGAGCACGTCGGCATCATCAGTTACACCGCAAAGTATTCCTCCGCTTATTACGGCCCGTTTCGCGAGGCGCTGGATTCCGCTCCTCGCGCGACCACTGAGAAGGTGATCCCTAAAAACAAAGACACTTATCAAATGGATCCGGCCAATGCTCGCGAGGCCATCACGGAGGCCCAGCTTGATGAGCAAGAGGGTGCCGACATCATGATGGTGAAGCCAGGGTTGGCTTATCTGGACATCATCTGCCGCCTGCGGGATGAGTCAGAGCTTCCGATCGCTGCTTACAACGTCAGTGGCGAATACTCCATGGTGAAAGCGGCCGCCGAACGGGGATGGATTGATGAACGTGCGGTGGTTCTCGAGACTTTGCTGAGCTTCAAGCGTGCAGGTGCTGATTTAATCCTCACTTATCACGCTTGTGATGCCGCCGAGTGGCTACGGATGCGTTGA
- a CDS encoding cytochrome P450: MAPHWQMLEAILRPIAYYRRCFFRNSGVVRVRMSPTLPPQQVLISDPSVIKELINEDGGRHITAPGQLNGLLSQVLGKHSIILLAPATHRQRRKLLTPPFHGERLKAYGQLISSLADQSLIDLNVGDVFDAREQMQGITMRVILTAVFGLHEGDAFRQLERSLASSISIRSGPLGSLLLFFPFLRRDLGRWSPGGRIKAADAAIRRLLLEQIASRRRAVERCGEENMSADILSLLLSCKDDEGQGLSDDELHDELLTLLFAGHETTATALTWAFYWIHRNPLVLERLMNELNGLLDHSDPEAIARLPYLSAVVNEVLRIHPVAMLTFPRRIESAITLGGYAFRSGDVVMACIQAVHERPDLYPKPLQFNPERFMNQTYGLHEFLAFGGGSRRCIGAALALYEMKLILAKILLNNQFELTPKSNRWNKPRRRGFTLGPSIPVKLKMVSLRP; encoded by the coding sequence ATGGCTCCCCATTGGCAGATGCTGGAGGCGATTCTCAGGCCGATCGCCTACTACCGACGCTGCTTTTTCCGCAACTCCGGTGTCGTTCGCGTGAGAATGTCTCCCACTCTGCCTCCCCAGCAGGTGCTCATCAGCGATCCATCTGTGATTAAAGAGCTGATTAATGAAGACGGGGGTCGCCATATCACTGCACCAGGACAATTGAACGGATTGCTGTCTCAAGTTTTAGGCAAACACTCCATCATTTTGCTCGCACCCGCTACGCATCGTCAGAGAAGGAAGTTGCTTACTCCTCCATTTCATGGAGAACGGCTGAAAGCCTATGGACAGTTGATTTCCTCCTTAGCTGATCAATCCCTGATAGATCTCAATGTTGGAGATGTCTTTGACGCACGGGAACAAATGCAGGGCATCACCATGCGAGTGATTCTCACCGCAGTTTTTGGTCTGCATGAAGGGGATGCTTTTCGACAACTTGAACGGTCGCTCGCTTCGAGCATCAGCATCCGTTCCGGTCCACTTGGGTCTCTCCTGTTGTTCTTCCCTTTTCTTCGCAGGGATCTTGGGAGATGGAGTCCAGGAGGACGGATTAAAGCAGCAGATGCCGCCATCCGGCGGTTGTTACTCGAACAGATCGCTTCACGACGCAGAGCGGTGGAACGATGCGGTGAAGAGAACATGTCAGCCGATATTCTCAGCCTGTTGCTGTCCTGCAAAGATGATGAAGGACAGGGGCTCAGTGACGATGAATTACACGATGAATTGCTGACGCTTTTGTTTGCAGGTCACGAGACCACCGCTACAGCTCTGACTTGGGCGTTCTACTGGATCCATCGCAATCCCTTAGTCCTAGAGCGGTTGATGAATGAACTCAATGGTTTACTTGACCACTCCGATCCCGAAGCGATTGCAAGGCTCCCATACCTATCAGCAGTCGTAAATGAAGTTCTGCGCATCCATCCGGTAGCAATGCTGACGTTCCCTCGTCGCATCGAATCCGCCATCACATTGGGAGGATATGCCTTCCGCTCGGGTGATGTGGTGATGGCATGTATTCAGGCCGTCCATGAACGCCCTGATCTTTATCCCAAACCACTGCAATTTAATCCTGAACGTTTCATGAATCAGACCTACGGTCTCCATGAATTTCTTGCTTTCGGCGGAGGTTCTAGACGCTGCATTGGCGCAGCTCTAGCTCTCTATGAAATGAAATTAATTTTAGCCAAAATACTCCTAAACAATCAGTTCGAACTCACTCCTAAAAGCAATCGTTGGAACAAACCACGTCGGCGCGGCTTCACTCTTGGGCCTTCGATTCCTGTGAAGTTAAAGATGGTGTCGTTACGTCCTTGA
- a CDS encoding L,D-transpeptidase, with translation MFKLKPFLKVFLAASLGYFAFNCVALSEAKAEIEIEVSLKERYLWLKDAGTVVKRYPIAIGAPESPTIPGVYSILKKVKDPTYYSKSHHKVFPAGPNDPVGVRFMPYLKSAADGKVYAVHGTAWPRWVHLRAAASLGCIRMLNSDVIEVFNQVEVGTPVVIR, from the coding sequence ATGTTTAAGCTAAAGCCTTTCCTGAAAGTGTTTTTGGCGGCTTCTTTGGGCTATTTTGCTTTCAACTGTGTTGCTTTATCTGAGGCTAAAGCTGAGATTGAGATTGAGGTAAGCCTTAAGGAACGCTACCTTTGGCTTAAAGACGCAGGAACTGTCGTCAAGAGATATCCAATTGCGATTGGTGCACCCGAATCGCCCACGATCCCTGGTGTGTATAGCATTCTGAAAAAAGTAAAAGACCCTACATATTATTCAAAGTCTCACCATAAAGTTTTCCCTGCTGGGCCTAATGATCCAGTTGGTGTTCGATTTATGCCTTACTTGAAGTCGGCAGCAGATGGAAAGGTTTATGCCGTCCATGGAACGGCTTGGCCACGGTGGGTTCACCTTCGTGCGGCTGCAAGTTTGGGTTGTATCAGAATGCTGAACAGTGACGTCATTGAAGTCTTTAATCAGGTTGAGGTAGGCACTCCTGTTGTGATTCGATGA
- a CDS encoding DUF1651 domain-containing protein has product MPRLRPDSKRLPDIPGGEGWLSNELQQQLVHFQSAGNSADGELIALRTFQWTPPYPPVPLSRRRMLRHQAIDTWDTMREAGWQRCYPPVR; this is encoded by the coding sequence ATGCCACGACTTCGTCCCGATTCAAAACGCCTACCGGACATCCCTGGTGGAGAGGGTTGGCTTTCCAATGAGCTTCAACAGCAATTGGTGCATTTTCAGTCTGCTGGCAACTCTGCTGACGGCGAATTAATCGCGTTAAGGACGTTTCAATGGACGCCGCCCTATCCGCCAGTGCCCCTTTCGCGTCGTCGGATGCTGCGTCATCAGGCGATCGACACCTGGGACACCATGCGTGAGGCAGGTTGGCAGCGCTGTTACCCCCCGGTTCGTTAG
- a CDS encoding metallothionein-related protein, whose product MTTNLVRCDCPPCTCSIEEATAAMYGNKLFCSEACATAHINQEPSNSAEHTECSCGC is encoded by the coding sequence ATGACAACAAATCTTGTTCGGTGCGACTGCCCACCTTGTACATGCAGTATCGAGGAAGCAACAGCAGCCATGTATGGGAACAAGCTTTTCTGCTCAGAAGCTTGTGCAACTGCGCACATCAATCAAGAACCATCCAACAGCGCAGAACATACCGAGTGTAGTTGCGGCTGTTAA